A part of Bacillota bacterium genomic DNA contains:
- a CDS encoding response regulator, producing MEKTCGEVLAMWSICRSRWAEYVLGAAVGVVVLAMLGHIHGYPARTDRPYAHIAFSVVIGVLLSLLLHKCKRNRQIASQVQSHQQHLQVISDNLPVVIYALDADGRFTYSGGKGLARLGLAPGEVVGQNALELYKGHPEVVEAIRRALNGETHTQTLQVGNLWYQCYFVPDRDERGNVVGITGVSYDITDLKHTEQQLQSRLHIENTLAAIASRYIHHKNFDEAVQWCLSEIARICGADRAGMWLLDTEQNAFVLSHRWFAPNSHNRPVAPNKLPVDQVQWALPTLQEGKPIVVRHTDDLPPEAEPARRALKASLANSIIALPLRRGNELVGFMTFVNFIESDLWRAEDITLLQVAAHLTEGVLERVRMVESLRQSEQRLPGILTALPDLVFVLDTEGRIIDYHAHRRESLLLPPEVFMFEKVSELLPPSVTQVTEDALQRLRSTGELQQCEYELTHPNGEIRHYEARFASGEAGNTIAVVRDITERKRAEMELADLNAELEHALLQAQELAVAAEAASHAKSEFLASMSHEIRTPMNGIIGMTELLLSTPLNEEQRDYLKTLRSSADLLLSILSDILDIAKIEAGKMVLESVPTDLREVVQDTVKLFMPRAREKDLALRAEVTEDLPNAVLTDPMRLRQILANLVNNAIKFTEQGGVAVRAELLQQEEGRAWVRLSVEDTGIGIPPERLHAIFEAFTQADSSTTRRYGGTGLGLTICKRLAELMGGHIDVSSEVGRGSTFWVDLPLPVVHAVTQPANAEATPTEPEPLLAGLRILLVEDNEVNRKVAVRMLQKLGCEVDIATDGRQAIDKTAQQQYDLVFMDVYMPGMDGYEATRLIRQREEAMGSHQVIIAMTANAMEGDRELCLQAGMDDYLAKPFREADLRQAIARWARQHELAHSPAA from the coding sequence ATGGAAAAAACCTGTGGAGAGGTTTTGGCGATGTGGTCTATCTGCCGTTCACGATGGGCGGAGTATGTTCTTGGAGCTGCAGTGGGTGTTGTCGTACTGGCGATGCTGGGGCATATCCACGGCTATCCGGCCCGTACAGACCGACCGTACGCTCACATCGCCTTCTCGGTGGTAATAGGTGTTTTGCTCAGCCTCCTGCTGCACAAATGCAAGCGCAATCGTCAAATTGCCTCCCAGGTACAATCTCACCAGCAACATCTGCAGGTCATCAGTGACAATCTGCCGGTTGTTATCTACGCACTGGACGCTGACGGGCGCTTTACCTACTCAGGGGGTAAGGGTCTGGCGCGGCTTGGTCTCGCGCCCGGTGAGGTCGTGGGGCAAAACGCTCTGGAGCTTTACAAAGGTCATCCAGAGGTGGTGGAAGCCATCCGGCGTGCTTTGAACGGAGAGACACACACTCAGACGCTTCAGGTAGGCAACCTCTGGTATCAGTGCTACTTTGTACCCGATCGGGATGAGCGTGGTAACGTGGTGGGCATAACGGGCGTGTCTTACGACATTACCGACCTCAAGCACACCGAGCAGCAATTGCAAAGCCGATTGCATATCGAGAATACCCTGGCAGCCATTGCATCCAGATACATCCATCACAAGAACTTCGACGAGGCGGTACAGTGGTGCCTCTCTGAGATTGCACGGATATGCGGCGCCGACCGCGCTGGGATGTGGCTGCTGGACACGGAACAAAACGCTTTCGTCTTATCGCACCGATGGTTCGCCCCGAACAGCCACAATCGCCCTGTAGCACCGAACAAATTGCCAGTGGATCAGGTGCAGTGGGCGTTACCGACTTTGCAAGAGGGCAAGCCCATCGTCGTGCGGCATACAGACGACCTGCCTCCCGAGGCAGAACCCGCGCGACGTGCCCTCAAAGCCTCCCTTGCGAACTCTATCATCGCTTTGCCGCTACGTCGCGGTAACGAGCTGGTGGGGTTCATGACCTTTGTCAACTTCATCGAATCGGACTTGTGGCGGGCAGAGGACATTACACTGTTACAGGTAGCAGCCCACCTCACCGAAGGAGTTCTGGAGCGCGTCAGGATGGTGGAAAGCCTTCGCCAAAGCGAGCAACGGTTGCCTGGTATTTTGACTGCGTTGCCTGACCTCGTTTTTGTGCTGGACACAGAAGGACGGATTATCGATTACCATGCCCACCGTCGCGAATCTTTGCTGTTGCCACCGGAAGTGTTCATGTTCGAAAAGGTTTCTGAGCTGCTACCGCCTTCAGTAACGCAGGTTACGGAGGATGCCCTTCAACGTCTGCGCAGCACGGGAGAGCTCCAGCAATGCGAGTACGAACTAACACACCCGAATGGGGAGATACGGCACTACGAAGCGCGGTTTGCTTCGGGAGAGGCTGGCAATACCATCGCTGTGGTGCGCGACATCACCGAGCGCAAGCGAGCGGAGATGGAACTGGCTGACCTTAACGCGGAACTCGAGCACGCCCTGTTACAAGCACAGGAGCTGGCGGTAGCGGCGGAGGCGGCAAGCCACGCCAAATCGGAGTTCCTCGCCAGCATGAGCCACGAAATCCGTACCCCGATGAACGGCATTATAGGCATGACCGAGCTGCTGCTCAGCACGCCGCTGAACGAAGAGCAGCGCGATTACCTCAAGACCCTGCGCTCCAGCGCGGACCTGCTGCTCTCCATCCTCAGCGACATTCTAGATATCGCCAAGATCGAAGCGGGCAAGATGGTGCTGGAGTCCGTGCCCACCGACCTGCGCGAGGTAGTGCAAGATACGGTGAAGCTGTTCATGCCCCGCGCCCGAGAGAAAGACCTTGCCCTGCGAGCAGAGGTGACTGAAGACCTGCCGAACGCCGTGTTAACAGATCCCATGCGCCTGCGCCAGATTCTGGCGAACCTGGTCAACAACGCCATCAAGTTCACCGAGCAGGGCGGAGTGGCGGTGCGGGCGGAGCTACTCCAGCAGGAAGAGGGACGGGCATGGGTTCGCCTGTCGGTCGAGGACACCGGAATCGGCATCCCACCTGAACGCCTGCACGCCATCTTCGAGGCGTTCACGCAAGCGGATTCCTCTACTACTCGCCGTTACGGCGGAACCGGTCTGGGCTTGACCATCTGCAAGCGGCTGGCAGAGCTGATGGGCGGACACATCGACGTGAGCAGTGAAGTGGGCAGGGGCAGCACCTTCTGGGTCGATCTGCCGTTACCGGTGGTGCACGCTGTTACCCAACCTGCCAATGCTGAGGCGACACCGACAGAGCCGGAGCCGTTGCTCGCCGGACTGCGCATCCTGCTGGTGGAAGACAACGAGGTCAACCGCAAGGTAGCGGTGCGGATGCTGCAGAAGCTGGGCTGTGAGGTGGACATCGCCACGGATGGGCGGCAGGCGATAGACAAAACCGCGCAGCAGCAGTACGATCTCGTCTTCATGGACGTGTATATGCCTGGAATGGACGGCTATGAGGCTACCCGTCTTATCCGGCAGCGGGAAGAGGCAATGGGCAGCCACCAGGTGATTATCGCCATGACCGCCAACGCCATGGAAGGCGACCGCGAGCTGTGCCTGCAGGCAGGGATGGACGACTACCTTGCCAAACCCTTCCGCGAAGCCGATCTGCGCCAGGCCATCGCGCGGTGGGCGAGACAGCATGAGCTGGCGCATAGCCCCGCTGCGTGA
- a CDS encoding DUF1080 domain-containing protein, with product MMRCTTGLMPALLLMAILAFSGACTSPLHAKPLRALLVVTGEGHETNAISSALSWLLKRHDHIQFTLHRNTDALSSQGLKDTDVLLLFAPGVTLQTEQRHAVEQLVQRGGGVVYLHTSPAPAVEGTTGNVVVEVVPPYHPTTQHVPSFQITDAPLREEASPPVGAQVVARQRNGQPLAWVQQLGKGRVFATALGHTPAAWCHPHFQKMVLNAIYWCAGRKPPQPRAPRPPKGFVSLFNGVNLEGWGEVGPPCWSAHDGVIVCTGLSESTGWLRSNRMYRNFVLRLEYRISAGGNSGIFLRAPHYGRSSRLGMELQIQDDGTAPPSNTCTSAVYSVVTPRLNPARSAGEWNQVEVTLKDRHLRVVWNGHLVHDIHLDDPALNANLPRTHLLYRRPNWGYIGLQNHRSLVEFRHIFIKELD from the coding sequence ATGATGCGTTGCACGACCGGCTTGATGCCAGCGTTGTTGCTGATGGCGATTTTGGCGTTTTCGGGAGCGTGTACCAGCCCATTACATGCCAAACCACTGCGCGCGTTGCTCGTTGTAACGGGCGAAGGGCATGAGACAAACGCCATTTCCTCCGCACTCTCATGGCTGCTGAAACGCCATGACCACATCCAGTTCACCCTTCACAGAAACACAGATGCCCTGTCTTCGCAAGGACTAAAGGACACTGACGTGCTCTTACTTTTTGCACCCGGCGTAACGCTGCAGACGGAGCAACGGCACGCCGTGGAGCAGCTCGTGCAGCGCGGCGGTGGAGTGGTTTACCTGCACACCAGCCCTGCGCCCGCTGTCGAAGGTACGACAGGCAACGTGGTGGTAGAGGTGGTGCCGCCGTACCATCCGACGACACAGCATGTGCCTTCTTTCCAGATAACTGACGCCCCTCTGCGCGAAGAAGCCAGTCCGCCCGTCGGAGCACAGGTCGTCGCCCGCCAGAGAAACGGACAGCCGCTGGCATGGGTTCAGCAGCTGGGCAAGGGCAGAGTATTCGCCACTGCGCTCGGACATACGCCCGCGGCGTGGTGCCACCCGCATTTCCAGAAGATGGTGTTGAACGCCATCTACTGGTGCGCCGGACGCAAGCCTCCGCAACCGCGTGCGCCTCGCCCACCGAAGGGGTTCGTATCCCTGTTCAACGGGGTCAATCTGGAAGGCTGGGGGGAAGTCGGCCCGCCGTGTTGGTCTGCGCACGATGGCGTGATTGTGTGCACCGGTTTGAGCGAAAGCACGGGATGGCTGCGATCGAACCGGATGTACCGCAATTTCGTTCTGCGTCTGGAATACCGCATCTCTGCCGGAGGCAACAGCGGCATCTTCCTGCGCGCGCCCCACTACGGCAGGAGCTCGCGATTAGGTATGGAGCTGCAGATTCAGGACGACGGAACCGCTCCCCCAAGCAACACCTGCACCTCCGCCGTGTACAGCGTGGTGACGCCGCGCCTGAACCCTGCCAGGTCCGCCGGCGAGTGGAACCAGGTGGAGGTGACGCTGAAGGACAGGCACCTGCGCGTGGTGTGGAACGGGCATCTGGTGCACGATATTCACCTCGATGACCCTGCGCTGAACGCGAACCTGCCACGTACCCACCTCCTTTACCGCCGCCCGAACTGGGGCTATATCGGCTTGCAGAACCACCGCAGTCTGGTGGAATTTCGCCACATTTTCATCAAGGAGCTGGATTGA
- the groES gene encoding co-chaperone GroES translates to MLRPIGDKVVVEVFEEEEKTAGGIFLPDTAKKKPQEGRVVAVGPGRVLQDGTRAPMSVKVGDRVIFSKYGGNEVEVDGKEYTILDEDQIYAIREG, encoded by the coding sequence GTGCTCAGACCGATTGGGGATAAGGTCGTTGTGGAGGTATTTGAAGAGGAAGAGAAGACCGCTGGCGGTATCTTCCTGCCCGACACCGCCAAGAAGAAACCGCAGGAAGGACGTGTGGTGGCTGTGGGGCCTGGTCGTGTGTTGCAGGATGGCACCCGCGCACCGATGTCGGTGAAAGTGGGTGACCGCGTGATATTCTCCAAGTATGGTGGCAACGAAGTGGAAGTGGACGGTAAAGAGTACACCATTCTGGATGAAGACCAGATTTACGCAATCCGCGAAGGCTAA
- the groL gene encoding chaperonin GroEL (60 kDa chaperone family; promotes refolding of misfolded polypeptides especially under stressful conditions; forms two stacked rings of heptamers to form a barrel-shaped 14mer; ends can be capped by GroES; misfolded proteins enter the barrel where they are refolded when GroES binds), with protein MAAKMILYDEEARRALERGVNLVADAVKVTLGPKGRNVVLEKKWGSPTITKDGVTVAKEVELEDPFENMGAQLCREVASKTNDVAGDGTTTATVLAQAIVAEGLKYVAAGGNPILVKRGIEMAVEKAVEEIKKHAIPVSTKEDVEHVASIAGNDPEIGKVIAEAMEKVGKDGVITVEESKGTTTTLEVVEGMQFDRGYISPYFITDPERMEAVLEDCYILIHEKKISNAQDLIPLLEKIANSRKPLLIIAEDVEGDALATLVVNKIRGVLNVAAVKAPGFGERRKAMLEDIAILTGGKFLSEDLGIKLENVDMSMLGHAKKVIVAKEETTIVEGAGSRDAVMGRINQIKKQIEETESNYDREKLQERLAKLAGGVAVIKVGAATETELKEKKHRFEDALSATRAAVEEGIVPGGGVTYLNIIPALDGIGETPDEQHGAAIVRRALEEPLRQIAENAGLEGSVVVERVKNMEKGHGLNALTGEYVDMVKAGIVDPVKVTRSALQNAASIAGMLLTTEALVVEKPEKKESKTPSPPDYDM; from the coding sequence ATGGCAGCCAAGATGATTCTGTATGATGAGGAGGCGCGACGCGCCCTTGAGCGCGGAGTGAACCTCGTCGCCGATGCGGTGAAGGTGACGCTCGGTCCGAAGGGACGCAACGTGGTGCTGGAGAAGAAGTGGGGTTCGCCCACCATTACGAAAGACGGTGTGACCGTTGCCAAAGAGGTGGAGCTGGAAGACCCCTTCGAGAACATGGGCGCTCAGCTGTGCCGCGAGGTCGCTTCCAAGACCAACGACGTTGCCGGTGACGGAACCACCACCGCGACGGTGCTGGCGCAGGCGATTGTGGCGGAGGGTCTGAAGTACGTCGCCGCAGGTGGGAACCCCATCCTGGTGAAGCGCGGCATCGAGATGGCGGTGGAAAAGGCAGTGGAGGAGATTAAGAAGCACGCCATCCCCGTGTCCACCAAAGAGGATGTGGAACACGTCGCCTCCATCGCGGGCAACGACCCCGAAATCGGTAAGGTCATCGCCGAGGCGATGGAGAAGGTGGGCAAGGACGGCGTGATTACCGTGGAGGAGAGCAAGGGTACCACCACCACGCTGGAAGTGGTGGAGGGCATGCAGTTTGACCGCGGTTACATTTCGCCGTACTTCATCACCGACCCCGAGCGCATGGAGGCGGTGCTGGAGGATTGTTACATCCTGATTCACGAGAAGAAGATTTCCAACGCGCAAGACCTGATACCGTTGCTGGAGAAAATAGCCAACTCCCGCAAGCCGCTGCTTATCATCGCGGAGGACGTGGAAGGCGACGCGCTGGCGACGCTGGTGGTGAACAAGATTCGCGGCGTGCTGAACGTGGCGGCGGTGAAGGCGCCCGGCTTCGGTGAGCGACGCAAGGCGATGCTGGAGGATATCGCCATCCTCACCGGTGGCAAGTTCTTGAGCGAGGACCTGGGCATCAAGCTCGAGAACGTAGACATGTCCATGCTGGGGCACGCCAAGAAGGTCATCGTCGCCAAAGAGGAGACCACCATCGTGGAAGGCGCGGGCAGCCGCGACGCGGTGATGGGGCGCATCAACCAGATTAAGAAGCAGATCGAGGAAACCGAGTCCAACTACGACCGTGAGAAGCTGCAGGAGCGGCTGGCGAAGCTGGCAGGCGGTGTAGCGGTGATTAAGGTGGGTGCAGCCACCGAGACCGAGCTGAAGGAGAAGAAACACCGCTTCGAGGACGCGCTGTCGGCGACGCGCGCGGCAGTGGAAGAGGGCATCGTGCCCGGCGGTGGGGTGACCTACCTGAACATCATCCCCGCGCTGGACGGCATCGGCGAGACGCCCGATGAGCAGCATGGCGCCGCCATCGTACGCCGCGCGCTGGAGGAGCCGCTGCGTCAGATTGCGGAGAACGCCGGTCTGGAAGGCTCGGTAGTGGTCGAGCGCGTCAAGAACATGGAGAAGGGTCACGGGCTGAACGCCCTCACTGGCGAGTATGTGGACATGGTGAAGGCGGGTATCGTGGACCCGGTGAAGGTGACGCGCTCGGCGTTGCAGAACGCGGCGTCGATCGCTGGCATGTTGCTTACCACCGAGGCGCTGGTGGTGGAGAAGCCCGAGAAGAAGGAGAGTAAGACACCCTCGCCGCCTGACTACGACATGTAG
- a CDS encoding dicarboxylate/amino acid:cation symporter, giving the protein MEKGRELTSVRGIVAGIVLGIAAGLWLNYSVTEAHPLFVTVSLGADLFIRLLRMIIVPLVMASLVSAAASLDTRHLGRLGSLTLVYYTLTTLLAAGLGLVIVHWIQPGVGAVLQSGDLPKEIAERAPPTFTDLLRNLIPANPVDAIARTDMLQIISFSLILGIALNLMGERGATVRRFFDEVLQLSMVIVGWVLRLLPAGVALLLARAIGQAGVEAFVPLAKYMASVLGGLLVHGFVVLPLLVWVLGGVSPWRFLAGISSAMLTAFSTSSSAATLPITLRAVEQRLHVPSHISRFCIPIGATVNMDGTALYEAVAALFIAQVYGIALDLPQQMVVLFTATLAAIGAAGIPSAGLFTMVIVLQAVNLPLEGIGIILAVDRVLDMFRTMVNVEGDAGGAVIMTRLTHQE; this is encoded by the coding sequence TTGGAGAAGGGACGAGAACTGACATCGGTTCGCGGGATTGTAGCGGGGATTGTGCTGGGTATCGCCGCAGGATTGTGGCTGAACTATAGCGTCACCGAGGCGCATCCGCTCTTTGTCACCGTCTCGTTGGGAGCAGACCTGTTTATCCGCCTGCTGCGCATGATTATTGTACCGCTGGTGATGGCATCGCTGGTGAGCGCAGCGGCGAGCCTGGATACCCGTCATCTCGGGCGGCTGGGCAGCCTGACACTGGTGTATTACACGCTGACCACGCTGCTGGCGGCCGGACTGGGACTGGTCATCGTCCATTGGATACAGCCGGGTGTAGGTGCTGTGCTGCAGTCTGGTGACTTGCCGAAGGAGATTGCCGAAAGAGCTCCTCCGACCTTCACCGACCTCCTGCGCAATCTCATTCCAGCGAACCCTGTGGATGCGATTGCCAGGACCGATATGTTGCAGATTATCAGTTTCAGCTTGATACTGGGCATCGCGTTGAACCTGATGGGCGAGCGGGGCGCCACCGTCCGCCGTTTCTTTGACGAGGTGTTGCAGCTCTCGATGGTGATTGTGGGCTGGGTGCTGCGGTTGCTTCCCGCTGGCGTCGCCCTGCTGCTTGCACGCGCCATCGGTCAGGCAGGCGTCGAGGCGTTTGTTCCGCTGGCGAAATACATGGCGTCCGTACTGGGGGGACTGCTGGTACATGGGTTTGTGGTGCTGCCCCTGCTCGTATGGGTGCTGGGAGGGGTATCGCCCTGGCGTTTTCTGGCGGGCATTTCGTCCGCAATGCTGACAGCTTTCAGCACGAGCTCCAGTGCGGCAACATTGCCCATCACGTTGCGCGCCGTCGAGCAAAGGCTGCACGTGCCCAGCCACATCAGCCGCTTCTGTATTCCTATCGGCGCGACGGTGAACATGGACGGAACCGCGCTTTACGAGGCAGTGGCGGCACTCTTTATCGCGCAGGTGTATGGCATCGCTTTAGACCTTCCGCAGCAGATGGTGGTGTTGTTCACTGCCACGCTGGCGGCGATTGGCGCAGCGGGCATCCCCAGCGCGGGTCTGTTCACGATGGTCATCGTGCTGCAGGCGGTGAACCTGCCGCTGGAAGGCATCGGCATCATTCTGGCAGTGGACCGCGTTCTGGATATGTTTCGCACGATGGTGAACGTCGAGGGTGACGCAGGTGGTGCAGTGATTATGACCAGGCTCACCCATCAAGAGTAA
- a CDS encoding permease prefix domain 1-containing protein, whose protein sequence is MYNLIEDYLDRLCLPLVRRLFYHERQRIRQEVRDHLLERVDELKSQGVSDDEAVAVAIKQFGSPEWVGTLLLEKHTQRPVVTLWRGLVLAGLTLVTAFLLTVPLAQPLAPPRAVMLQAVDAMMWTLGQLSGSLPEAQQLRRTLLQSRLPSGWSMGVPPTGWKWQQADPPLQAVEGLVTQRYSQWLGKRLRDSWLVRRTIGVSLSAGKIRLPVDTLPLVSVCGEFGCVGFPRPFDSRSVDDAILKFALPLLALATLAGWLTRRLRWAIGASVAAVVLSFPATLLLTFRISSAEPARSYEQPPLTQAVRFMEDIAAQKATLIGKATPILSASEAGLASDAERAQRILQLGQLYRHYAKQYTAAWQRWNDASGLQRVWWTFSYHVLPTWWSLPVGLLATLMGGGLGVMVRVWGWRMRHFLLYRFA, encoded by the coding sequence ATGTACAACCTGATTGAGGATTATCTGGATAGACTGTGCCTGCCGCTGGTGCGTCGACTGTTCTACCATGAACGCCAGCGCATCCGTCAGGAGGTGCGCGACCACCTGCTGGAGCGGGTCGATGAACTCAAATCGCAGGGCGTCAGCGACGATGAGGCAGTGGCGGTCGCCATCAAGCAGTTTGGCTCACCCGAGTGGGTGGGCACGTTGCTGCTGGAGAAGCACACGCAGCGTCCCGTCGTGACCTTGTGGCGGGGACTGGTGCTGGCGGGGCTGACACTGGTCACCGCTTTCCTGCTGACGGTGCCACTTGCGCAGCCGCTCGCGCCGCCCCGTGCGGTCATGCTGCAGGCGGTAGACGCCATGATGTGGACCCTCGGCCAGCTTTCTGGTAGCCTGCCAGAGGCACAGCAGCTGCGGCGCACGTTGCTACAGTCGCGCTTGCCATCGGGATGGTCTATGGGCGTGCCGCCAACAGGCTGGAAGTGGCAACAAGCAGACCCTCCCTTGCAAGCGGTAGAAGGGCTGGTGACACAGCGGTACAGCCAGTGGCTGGGTAAGCGCCTGCGAGACTCCTGGTTAGTTCGTCGTACGATAGGCGTGAGTCTTTCGGCTGGCAAAATACGCCTTCCTGTAGACACCCTGCCTCTAGTTAGCGTCTGTGGGGAATTCGGATGCGTCGGTTTCCCGCGACCATTCGACTCGCGTTCCGTCGACGATGCGATACTCAAGTTCGCCCTGCCCTTGCTGGCGCTGGCGACGCTTGCTGGCTGGCTGACCCGCCGCCTGCGCTGGGCGATTGGCGCCTCGGTCGCCGCAGTGGTACTGAGTTTTCCCGCCACTTTGTTGTTGACATTTAGAATCTCCTCAGCAGAACCTGCAAGGAGCTACGAACAACCGCCCCTCACGCAGGCGGTGCGTTTCATGGAGGACATCGCTGCCCAGAAGGCAACCCTCATCGGCAAAGCGACGCCCATCCTGTCTGCATCCGAGGCAGGTCTTGCCAGCGATGCCGAACGTGCGCAACGTATCCTGCAGCTGGGGCAGCTCTATCGCCACTACGCGAAACAGTACACTGCTGCCTGGCAGCGGTGGAACGACGCCAGCGGGCTGCAGAGGGTGTGGTGGACGTTTTCGTACCATGTGCTGCCGACGTGGTGGAGCCTCCCTGTCGGTCTGCTGGCGACGCTAATGGGCGGCGGCTTGGGCGTGATGGTGCGTGTTTGGGGGTGGCGCATGCGTCACTTCTTGCTTTACCGTTTCGCATAA
- a CDS encoding PadR family transcriptional regulator codes for MSAYEQMVKGNTPMLILSLLVEKPMHGYAIAKEIGQRTADLLRFREGTLYPTLHEMEQKGWIVGKWESTDGGRERKVYSITPQGLRELQRQQHAWQRFRNAVEAVMQRKSPPSAEGGVELCTT; via the coding sequence ATGAGCGCGTATGAGCAGATGGTCAAGGGCAATACGCCCATGCTCATCCTGTCGCTGCTGGTGGAGAAGCCGATGCACGGTTACGCCATCGCGAAGGAGATTGGGCAACGCACTGCCGACCTGTTGCGCTTTCGCGAAGGCACGCTCTACCCCACGCTGCACGAAATGGAACAGAAGGGCTGGATCGTGGGCAAGTGGGAGAGCACCGACGGCGGGCGCGAGCGCAAGGTGTATTCCATTACCCCGCAGGGCTTGCGCGAATTGCAGCGACAGCAGCACGCCTGGCAGCGGTTCCGCAACGCCGTTGAGGCGGTGATGCAGCGAAAGTCTCCACCATCGGCAGAGGGAGGGGTCGAGCTATGTACAACCTGA
- a CDS encoding type IV pilus twitching motility protein PilT yields MVTIDKLMDLAVERDASDIHLIAGERPVLRIYGRLYRLQEFDVLTPADTERLVRSICPDRNWEELQTDRSTDFGISHQNKARFRVAAYWQKNTLAMNLRLIPYKMLSFEELGLGREVIDLLYEPRGLILITGPTGSGKTTTLATMIDWINTHRDCHIITIEDPIEYYHAPKKSIISQREVGVDVPTFADGVVRALREDPDVILVGEMRDLRTIQAAITAAETGHLVFSTLHTTGAAKTVDRITDVFPLDQQEQIRVQLSTNLVAVISQQLLPRIDRPGRVAAFEVMICTPAIQHMIRDHKTYSIYSAIQTGQQWGMCTLDSFLLSLYRKGIIDKDEMMRIADRPEEIAEKLGEAEVHRAADVHATTVQTTAQAVQAPHPPTSRSG; encoded by the coding sequence ATGGTCACCATCGACAAACTCATGGACCTGGCGGTGGAGCGAGATGCCTCCGATATCCACCTGATAGCCGGTGAGCGACCGGTACTGCGCATTTATGGCAGGTTATATCGGCTACAGGAGTTTGACGTTCTCACCCCGGCAGATACCGAACGACTGGTGCGCTCGATATGCCCCGACCGCAACTGGGAGGAGCTGCAGACCGACCGCAGCACCGACTTCGGTATCTCGCACCAGAACAAGGCGCGTTTCCGTGTGGCGGCGTACTGGCAAAAGAACACGCTCGCCATGAACCTGCGTCTAATCCCCTACAAGATGCTGAGCTTCGAGGAGTTGGGGCTGGGGCGCGAGGTGATCGACCTGCTGTACGAACCGCGCGGGCTTATCCTGATTACAGGACCAACAGGTTCGGGTAAAACAACCACTCTGGCAACGATGATTGACTGGATTAATACGCATCGTGATTGCCACATCATCACCATCGAGGACCCTATCGAATACTACCATGCGCCCAAGAAGTCCATCATCTCGCAGCGCGAGGTGGGCGTGGACGTGCCGACCTTCGCCGACGGCGTGGTGCGCGCCCTGCGCGAGGACCCGGACGTGATTCTGGTGGGCGAAATGCGCGACCTGCGCACCATCCAGGCGGCGATTACGGCGGCAGAAACCGGACACCTGGTGTTCTCCACCCTTCACACCACCGGCGCCGCCAAGACGGTAGACCGCATCACCGACGTGTTCCCGCTGGACCAGCAGGAGCAGATCCGCGTGCAGCTCTCCACCAACCTGGTGGCGGTAATTTCACAGCAGCTGCTGCCGCGTATCGACCGTCCGGGGCGCGTCGCTGCGTTCGAGGTGATGATTTGCACGCCCGCCATCCAGCACATGATCCGCGACCACAAGACCTACAGCATCTACTCCGCCATCCAGACGGGACAGCAGTGGGGCATGTGCACACTGGACTCGTTCCTGTTGTCGCTGTACCGCAAGGGTATCATTGACAAGGATGAGATGATGCGCATTGCCGATCGTCCCGAAGAGATTGCGGAGAAGCTGGGCGAGGCGGAGGTGCACCGCGCTGCGGATGTGCATGCCACCACCGTCCAGACCACCGCGCAGGCGGTGCAGGCGCCACATCCGCCCACTTCCAGGAGCGGGTAA